The following are from one region of the Macaca thibetana thibetana isolate TM-01 chromosome 2, ASM2454274v1, whole genome shotgun sequence genome:
- the LOC126948637 gene encoding toll-like receptor 9 isoform X3, which translates to MAHQTGIHATEELKEFFAKARAGSVRLIKVVIEDEQLVLGASQEPVGRWDQDYDRAVLPLLDAQQPCYLLYRLDSQNAQGFEWLFLAWSPDNSPVRLKMLYAATRATVKKEFGGGHIKDELFGTVKDDLSFAGYQKHLSSCAAPAPLTSAERELQQIRINEVKTEISVESKHQTLQGLAFPLQPEAQRALQQLKQKMVNYIQLKLDLERETIELVHTEPTDVAHLPSRVPRDAARYHFFLYKHTHEGDPLESVVFIYSMPGYKCSIKERMLYSSCKSRLLDSVEQDFHLEIAKKGFCCSALHPLSLLVQAMVLATTLALGTLPAFLPCELQPHGLVNCNWLFLKSVPHFSAAAPRGNVTSLSLSSNRIHHLHDSDFARLPSLRRLNLKWNCPPVGLSPMHFPCHMTIEPSTFLAVPTLEELNLSYNSITTVPALPKSLISLSLSHTNILVLDSDSLASLHSLRFLFMDGNCYYKNPCRQELEVAPGALLGLGNLTHLSLKYNNLTVVPRNLPSSLEYLLLSYNRIIKLAPEDLANLTALRVLDVGGNCRRCDHAPNPCMECPRHFPQLHPDTFSHLSRLEGLVLKDSSLSWLNASWFRGLGNLRVLDLSENFLYKCITKTKAFQGLTQLRQLNLSFNYHKRVSFAHLSLAPSFGSLVALKELDMHGIFFRSLDETTLRPLARLPVLQTLRLQMNFISQAQLGIFRAFPGLRYVDLSDNRISGASELTATMQEVDGGEKVWLQPGDLAPAPVDTPSSEDFRPNCSTLNFTLDLSRNNLVTVRPEMFAQLSHLQCLRLSHNCISQAVNGSQFLPLTSLQVLDLSHNKLDLYHEHSFTELPRLEALDLSYNSQPFGMQGVGHNFSFVAHLRTLRHLSLAHNNIHSQVSQQLCSTSLRALDFSGNALGRMWAEGDLYLRFFQGLSGLIWLDLSQNRLHTLLPHTLDKLPKSLQVLRLRDNYLAFFKWGNLIHLPKLEVLDLAGNQLKALTNGSLPAGTRLRRLDVSCNSISFVDPGFFSKAKELRELNLSANALKTVDPSWFGPLASALQILDVSANPLHCACGAAFIDFLLEVQAAVPGLPSRVKCGSPGQLQGLSIFAQDLRLCLDEALSWDCFTLSLLAVALGLGVPMLHHLCGWDLWYCFHLCLAWLPWRGRQSGQGEDALPYDAFVVFDKTQSAVADWVYNELRGQLEERRGRWALRLCLEERDWLPGKTLFENLWASVYGSRKTLFVLAHTDRVSGLLRASFLLAQQRLLEDRKDVVVLVILSPDGRRSRYVRLRQRLCRQSVLLWPHQPSGQRSFWAQLGMALTRDNHHFYNRNFCQGPTAE; encoded by the exons ATGGCGCACCAGACGGGCATCCACG CCACGGAAGAGCTGAAGGAATTCTTTGCCAAGGCACGGGCTGGCTCTGTGCGGCTCATCAAGGTTGTGATTGAGGACG AGCAGCTCGTGCTGGGTGCCTCGCAGGAGCCGGTGGGCCGCTGGGACCAGGACTATGACAGGGCTGTGCTGCCACTGCTGGACGCCCAGCAGCCCTGCTACCTGCTCTACCGCCTCGACTCACAGAATGCTCAGGGCTTCGAATGGCTCTTCCTTGCCTGGTCGCCTGATAACTCCCCC GTGCGGCTGAAGATGCTGTATGCGGCCACACGGGCCACAGTGAAAAAGGAGTTTGGAGGTGGCCACATCAAGGATGAGCTCTTCGGGACTGTGAAG GACGACCTCTCTTTTGCTGGGTACCAGAAACACCTGTCATCCTGTGCAGCACCTGCCCCACTGACCTCAGCCGAGAGAGAGCTCCAGCAGATCCGCATCAACGAG GTGAAGACAGAGATCAGTGTGGAAAGCAAGCACCAGACTCTGCAGGGCCTCGCCTTCCCCCTGCAGCCTGAGGCTCAACGGGCACTCCAGCAGCTCAAGCAGAAGATGGTCAACTACATCCAGCTG AAGCTGGACCTAGAGCGGGAAACCATAGAGCTGGTGCACACAGAGCCCACGGATGTGGCCCATCTGCCCTCCCGGGTGCCCCGAGATGCTGCCCGCTACCACTTCTTCCTCTACAAGCACACCCACGAGGGCGACCCCCTTGAGTCTGTAG TGTTCATCTACTCCATGCCGGGGTACAAGTGCAGCATCAAGGAGCGCATGCTCTACTCCAGCTGCAAGAGCCGCCTCCTCGACTCCGTGGAGCAGGACTTCCATCTGGAGATCGCCAAGAAA GGTTTCTGCTGCAGCGCCCTGCACCCTCTGTCTCTCCTGGTGCAGGCCATGGTACTGGCCACGACCCTGGCCCTGGGTACCTTGCCTGCCTTCCTACCCTGTGAGCTCCAGCCCCACGGCCTGGTGAACTGCAACTGGCTGTTCCTGAAGTCTGTGCCCCACTTCTCCGCGGCAGCACCCCGTGGCAACGTCACCAGCCTTTCCTTGTCCTCCAACCGCATCCACCACCTCCATGATTCTGACTTTGCCCGCCTGCCCAGCCTGCGGCGCCTCAACCTCAAGTGGAACTGCCCGCCGGTTGGCCTCAGCCCCATGCACTTCCCCTGCCACATGACCATCGAGCCCAGCACCTTCTTGGCTGTGCCCACCCTGGAAGAGCTAAACCTGAGCTACAACAGCATCACGACTGTGCCTGCGCTGCCCAAATCCCTCATATCCCTGTCCCTCAGCCACACCAACATCCTGGTGCTAGACTCTGACAGCCTCGCCAGCCTGCATAGCCTGCGCTTCCTATTCATGGATGGCAACTGTTATTACAAGAACCCCTGCAGGCAGGAACTGGAGGTGGCCCCAGGTGCCCTCCTTGGCCTGGGCAACCTCACCCACCTGTCACTCAAGTACAACAACCTCACTGTGGTGCCCCGCAacctgccttccagcctggagtATCTGCTGTTGTCCTACAACCGCATCATCAAACTGGCGCCTGAGGACCTGGCCAATCTGACCGCCCTGCGTGTGCTCGATGTGGGCGGAAATTGCCGCCGCTGCGACCACGCTCCCAACCCCTGCATGGAGTGCCCTCGTCACTTCCCCCAGCTACATCCCGATACCTTCAGCCACCTGAGCCGTCTTGAAGGCCTGGTGTTGAAGGACAGTTCTCTCTCCTGGCTGAATGCCAGTTGGTTCCGTGGGCTTGGAAACCTCCGAGTGCTGGACCTGAGTGAGAACTTCCTCTACAAATGCATCACCAAAACCAAGGCCTTCCAGGGCCTAACACAGCTGCGCCAGCTCAACCTGTCCTTCAATTACCACAAGAGGGTGTCCTTTGCCCACCTGTCTCTGGCCCCCTCCTTCGGGAGCCTGGTCGCACTGAAGGAGCTGGACATGCACGGCATCTTCTTCCGCTCACTCGATGAGACCACGCTCCGGCCACTGGCCCGCTTGCCTGTGCTCCAGACTCTGCGTCTGCAGATGAACTTCATCAGCCAGGCCCAGCTTGGCATCTTCAGGGCCTTCCCTGGCCTGCGCTATGTGGACCTGTCAGACAACCGCATCAGTGGAGCTTCAGAGCTGACAGCCACCATGCAGGAGGTGGATGGAGGGGAGAAGGTCTGGCTGCAGCCTGGGGACCTTGCTCCAGCCCCAGTGGACACTCCCAGCTCTGAAGACTTCAGGCCCAACTGCAGCACCCTCAACTTCACCTTGGATCTATCACGGAACAACCTGGTGACCGTGCGGCCGGAGATGTTTGCCCAGCTCTCACACCTGCAGTGCCTGCGCCTGAGCCACAACTGCATCTCGCAGGCAGTCAATGGCTCCCAGTTCCTGCCCCTGACCAGTCTGCAGGTGCTGGACCTGTCCCACAATAAGCTGGACCTGTACCACGAGCACTCGTTCACGGAGCTACCGCGACTGGAGGCCCTGGACCTCAGCTACAACAGCCAGCCCTTTGGCATGCAGGGCGTGGGCCACAACTTCAGCTTCGTGGCCCACCTGCGCACCCTGCGCCACCTCAGCCTGGCCCACAACAACATCCACAGCCAAGTGTCCCAGCAGCTCTGCAGCACGTCGTTGCGGGCCCTGGACTTCAGCGGCAATGCGCTGGGCCGTATGTGGGCCGAGGGAGACCTCTATCTGCGCTTCTTCCAAGGCCTGAGTGGATTGATCTGGCTGGACTTGTCCCAGAATCGTCTGCACACCCTCCTGCCCCACACCCTGGACAAACTCCCCAAGAGCCTGCAAGTGCTGCGTCTCCGTGACAATTACTTGGCCTTCTTTAAGTGGGGGAACCTCATCCACCTACCCAAACTGGAAGTCCTTGACCTGGCGGGAAACCAACTGAAGGCCCTGACCAATGGCAGCCTTCCCGCTGGCACGCGGCTCCGGAGGCTGGACGTCAGCTGCAACAGCATCAGCTTCGTGGACCCCGGCTTCTTTTCCAAGGCCAAGGAGCTTCGAGAGCTCAACCTCAGTGCCAATGCCCTCAAGACAGTGGACCCCTCCTGGTTTGGGCCCCTGGCGAGTGCCCTGCAAATACTAGATGTCAGCGCCAACCCTCTGCACTGTGCCTGTGGGGCGGCCTTTATAGACTTCCTGCTGGAGGTGCAGGCTGCCGTGCCTGGTCTGCCCAGCCGGGTGAAGTGTGGCAGTCCAGGCCAGCTCCAGGGCCTCAGCATCTTTGCGCAGGACCTGCGCCTCTGCCTGGACGAGGCCCTCTCCTGGGACTGTTTCACCCTCTCGCTGCTGGCTGTGGCTCTGGGCCTGGGCGTGCCCATGCTGCATCACCTCTGTGGCTGGGACCTCTGGTACTGCTTCCacctgtgcctggcctggcttcCCTGGCGGGGGCGGCAAAGTGGGCAAGGTGAGGATGCCCTGCCCTATGATGCCTTCGTGGTCTTTGATAAGACACAGAGCGCAGTGGCAGACTGGGTGTACAATGAGCTTCGGGGGCAGCTGGAGGAGCGCCGTGGGCGCTGGGCACTCCGCCTGTGCCTGGAGGAGCGCGACTGGCTGCCTGGCAAGACCCTCTTTGAGAACTTGTGGGCCTCGGTCTATGGCAGCCGCAAGACGCTGTTTGTGCTGGCCCACACGGACCGGGTCAGTGGCCTCTTGCGTGCCAGCTTCCTGCTGGCCCAGCAGCGCCTGCTGGAGGACCGCAAAGATGTCGTGGTGCTGGTGATCCTGAGCCCCGATGGCCGCCGCTCCCGCTATGTGCGGCTGCGCCAGCGCCTCTGCCGCCAGAGTGTCCTCCTCTGGCCCCACCAGCCCAGCGGTCAGCGCAGCTTCTGGGCCCAGCTGGGCATGGCCCTGACCAGAGACAACCACCACTTCTATAACCGGAACTTCTGCCAGGGACCCACAGCTGAATAG
- the LOC126948637 gene encoding toll-like receptor 9 isoform X1 — translation MGFCCSALHPLSLLVQAMVLATTLALGTLPAFLPCELQPHGLVNCNWLFLKSVPHFSAAAPRGNVTSLSLSSNRIHHLHDSDFARLPSLRRLNLKWNCPPVGLSPMHFPCHMTIEPSTFLAVPTLEELNLSYNSITTVPALPKSLISLSLSHTNILVLDSDSLASLHSLRFLFMDGNCYYKNPCRQELEVAPGALLGLGNLTHLSLKYNNLTVVPRNLPSSLEYLLLSYNRIIKLAPEDLANLTALRVLDVGGNCRRCDHAPNPCMECPRHFPQLHPDTFSHLSRLEGLVLKDSSLSWLNASWFRGLGNLRVLDLSENFLYKCITKTKAFQGLTQLRQLNLSFNYHKRVSFAHLSLAPSFGSLVALKELDMHGIFFRSLDETTLRPLARLPVLQTLRLQMNFISQAQLGIFRAFPGLRYVDLSDNRISGASELTATMQEVDGGEKVWLQPGDLAPAPVDTPSSEDFRPNCSTLNFTLDLSRNNLVTVRPEMFAQLSHLQCLRLSHNCISQAVNGSQFLPLTSLQVLDLSHNKLDLYHEHSFTELPRLEALDLSYNSQPFGMQGVGHNFSFVAHLRTLRHLSLAHNNIHSQVSQQLCSTSLRALDFSGNALGRMWAEGDLYLRFFQGLSGLIWLDLSQNRLHTLLPHTLDKLPKSLQVLRLRDNYLAFFKWGNLIHLPKLEVLDLAGNQLKALTNGSLPAGTRLRRLDVSCNSISFVDPGFFSKAKELRELNLSANALKTVDPSWFGPLASALQILDVSANPLHCACGAAFIDFLLEVQAAVPGLPSRVKCGSPGQLQGLSIFAQDLRLCLDEALSWDCFTLSLLAVALGLGVPMLHHLCGWDLWYCFHLCLAWLPWRGRQSGQGEDALPYDAFVVFDKTQSAVADWVYNELRGQLEERRGRWALRLCLEERDWLPGKTLFENLWASVYGSRKTLFVLAHTDRVSGLLRASFLLAQQRLLEDRKDVVVLVILSPDGRRSRYVRLRQRLCRQSVLLWPHQPSGQRSFWAQLGMALTRDNHHFYNRNFCQGPTAE, via the exons ATG GGTTTCTGCTGCAGCGCCCTGCACCCTCTGTCTCTCCTGGTGCAGGCCATGGTACTGGCCACGACCCTGGCCCTGGGTACCTTGCCTGCCTTCCTACCCTGTGAGCTCCAGCCCCACGGCCTGGTGAACTGCAACTGGCTGTTCCTGAAGTCTGTGCCCCACTTCTCCGCGGCAGCACCCCGTGGCAACGTCACCAGCCTTTCCTTGTCCTCCAACCGCATCCACCACCTCCATGATTCTGACTTTGCCCGCCTGCCCAGCCTGCGGCGCCTCAACCTCAAGTGGAACTGCCCGCCGGTTGGCCTCAGCCCCATGCACTTCCCCTGCCACATGACCATCGAGCCCAGCACCTTCTTGGCTGTGCCCACCCTGGAAGAGCTAAACCTGAGCTACAACAGCATCACGACTGTGCCTGCGCTGCCCAAATCCCTCATATCCCTGTCCCTCAGCCACACCAACATCCTGGTGCTAGACTCTGACAGCCTCGCCAGCCTGCATAGCCTGCGCTTCCTATTCATGGATGGCAACTGTTATTACAAGAACCCCTGCAGGCAGGAACTGGAGGTGGCCCCAGGTGCCCTCCTTGGCCTGGGCAACCTCACCCACCTGTCACTCAAGTACAACAACCTCACTGTGGTGCCCCGCAacctgccttccagcctggagtATCTGCTGTTGTCCTACAACCGCATCATCAAACTGGCGCCTGAGGACCTGGCCAATCTGACCGCCCTGCGTGTGCTCGATGTGGGCGGAAATTGCCGCCGCTGCGACCACGCTCCCAACCCCTGCATGGAGTGCCCTCGTCACTTCCCCCAGCTACATCCCGATACCTTCAGCCACCTGAGCCGTCTTGAAGGCCTGGTGTTGAAGGACAGTTCTCTCTCCTGGCTGAATGCCAGTTGGTTCCGTGGGCTTGGAAACCTCCGAGTGCTGGACCTGAGTGAGAACTTCCTCTACAAATGCATCACCAAAACCAAGGCCTTCCAGGGCCTAACACAGCTGCGCCAGCTCAACCTGTCCTTCAATTACCACAAGAGGGTGTCCTTTGCCCACCTGTCTCTGGCCCCCTCCTTCGGGAGCCTGGTCGCACTGAAGGAGCTGGACATGCACGGCATCTTCTTCCGCTCACTCGATGAGACCACGCTCCGGCCACTGGCCCGCTTGCCTGTGCTCCAGACTCTGCGTCTGCAGATGAACTTCATCAGCCAGGCCCAGCTTGGCATCTTCAGGGCCTTCCCTGGCCTGCGCTATGTGGACCTGTCAGACAACCGCATCAGTGGAGCTTCAGAGCTGACAGCCACCATGCAGGAGGTGGATGGAGGGGAGAAGGTCTGGCTGCAGCCTGGGGACCTTGCTCCAGCCCCAGTGGACACTCCCAGCTCTGAAGACTTCAGGCCCAACTGCAGCACCCTCAACTTCACCTTGGATCTATCACGGAACAACCTGGTGACCGTGCGGCCGGAGATGTTTGCCCAGCTCTCACACCTGCAGTGCCTGCGCCTGAGCCACAACTGCATCTCGCAGGCAGTCAATGGCTCCCAGTTCCTGCCCCTGACCAGTCTGCAGGTGCTGGACCTGTCCCACAATAAGCTGGACCTGTACCACGAGCACTCGTTCACGGAGCTACCGCGACTGGAGGCCCTGGACCTCAGCTACAACAGCCAGCCCTTTGGCATGCAGGGCGTGGGCCACAACTTCAGCTTCGTGGCCCACCTGCGCACCCTGCGCCACCTCAGCCTGGCCCACAACAACATCCACAGCCAAGTGTCCCAGCAGCTCTGCAGCACGTCGTTGCGGGCCCTGGACTTCAGCGGCAATGCGCTGGGCCGTATGTGGGCCGAGGGAGACCTCTATCTGCGCTTCTTCCAAGGCCTGAGTGGATTGATCTGGCTGGACTTGTCCCAGAATCGTCTGCACACCCTCCTGCCCCACACCCTGGACAAACTCCCCAAGAGCCTGCAAGTGCTGCGTCTCCGTGACAATTACTTGGCCTTCTTTAAGTGGGGGAACCTCATCCACCTACCCAAACTGGAAGTCCTTGACCTGGCGGGAAACCAACTGAAGGCCCTGACCAATGGCAGCCTTCCCGCTGGCACGCGGCTCCGGAGGCTGGACGTCAGCTGCAACAGCATCAGCTTCGTGGACCCCGGCTTCTTTTCCAAGGCCAAGGAGCTTCGAGAGCTCAACCTCAGTGCCAATGCCCTCAAGACAGTGGACCCCTCCTGGTTTGGGCCCCTGGCGAGTGCCCTGCAAATACTAGATGTCAGCGCCAACCCTCTGCACTGTGCCTGTGGGGCGGCCTTTATAGACTTCCTGCTGGAGGTGCAGGCTGCCGTGCCTGGTCTGCCCAGCCGGGTGAAGTGTGGCAGTCCAGGCCAGCTCCAGGGCCTCAGCATCTTTGCGCAGGACCTGCGCCTCTGCCTGGACGAGGCCCTCTCCTGGGACTGTTTCACCCTCTCGCTGCTGGCTGTGGCTCTGGGCCTGGGCGTGCCCATGCTGCATCACCTCTGTGGCTGGGACCTCTGGTACTGCTTCCacctgtgcctggcctggcttcCCTGGCGGGGGCGGCAAAGTGGGCAAGGTGAGGATGCCCTGCCCTATGATGCCTTCGTGGTCTTTGATAAGACACAGAGCGCAGTGGCAGACTGGGTGTACAATGAGCTTCGGGGGCAGCTGGAGGAGCGCCGTGGGCGCTGGGCACTCCGCCTGTGCCTGGAGGAGCGCGACTGGCTGCCTGGCAAGACCCTCTTTGAGAACTTGTGGGCCTCGGTCTATGGCAGCCGCAAGACGCTGTTTGTGCTGGCCCACACGGACCGGGTCAGTGGCCTCTTGCGTGCCAGCTTCCTGCTGGCCCAGCAGCGCCTGCTGGAGGACCGCAAAGATGTCGTGGTGCTGGTGATCCTGAGCCCCGATGGCCGCCGCTCCCGCTATGTGCGGCTGCGCCAGCGCCTCTGCCGCCAGAGTGTCCTCCTCTGGCCCCACCAGCCCAGCGGTCAGCGCAGCTTCTGGGCCCAGCTGGGCATGGCCCTGACCAGAGACAACCACCACTTCTATAACCGGAACTTCTGCCAGGGACCCACAGCTGAATAG
- the LOC126948637 gene encoding twinfilin-2 isoform X2, whose amino-acid sequence MAHQTGIHATEELKEFFAKARAGSVRLIKVVIEDEQLVLGASQEPVGRWDQDYDRAVLPLLDAQQPCYLLYRLDSQNAQGFEWLFLAWSPDNSPVRLKMLYAATRATVKKEFGGGHIKDELFGTVKDDLSFAGYQKHLSSCAAPAPLTSAERELQQIRINEVKTEISVESKHQTLQGLAFPLQPEAQRALQQLKQKMVNYIQLKLDLERETIELVHTEPTDVAHLPSRVPRDAARYHFFLYKHTHEGDPLESVVFIYSMPGYKCSIKERMLYSSCKSRLLDSVEQDFHLEIAKKIEIGDGAELTAEFLYDEVHPKQHAFKQAFAKPKGPGGKRGHKRLIRGPGENGDDS is encoded by the exons ATGGCGCACCAGACGGGCATCCACG CCACGGAAGAGCTGAAGGAATTCTTTGCCAAGGCACGGGCTGGCTCTGTGCGGCTCATCAAGGTTGTGATTGAGGACG AGCAGCTCGTGCTGGGTGCCTCGCAGGAGCCGGTGGGCCGCTGGGACCAGGACTATGACAGGGCTGTGCTGCCACTGCTGGACGCCCAGCAGCCCTGCTACCTGCTCTACCGCCTCGACTCACAGAATGCTCAGGGCTTCGAATGGCTCTTCCTTGCCTGGTCGCCTGATAACTCCCCC GTGCGGCTGAAGATGCTGTATGCGGCCACACGGGCCACAGTGAAAAAGGAGTTTGGAGGTGGCCACATCAAGGATGAGCTCTTCGGGACTGTGAAG GACGACCTCTCTTTTGCTGGGTACCAGAAACACCTGTCATCCTGTGCAGCACCTGCCCCACTGACCTCAGCCGAGAGAGAGCTCCAGCAGATCCGCATCAACGAG GTGAAGACAGAGATCAGTGTGGAAAGCAAGCACCAGACTCTGCAGGGCCTCGCCTTCCCCCTGCAGCCTGAGGCTCAACGGGCACTCCAGCAGCTCAAGCAGAAGATGGTCAACTACATCCAGCTG AAGCTGGACCTAGAGCGGGAAACCATAGAGCTGGTGCACACAGAGCCCACGGATGTGGCCCATCTGCCCTCCCGGGTGCCCCGAGATGCTGCCCGCTACCACTTCTTCCTCTACAAGCACACCCACGAGGGCGACCCCCTTGAGTCTGTAG TGTTCATCTACTCCATGCCGGGGTACAAGTGCAGCATCAAGGAGCGCATGCTCTACTCCAGCTGCAAGAGCCGCCTCCTCGACTCCGTGGAGCAGGACTTCCATCTGGAGATCGCCAAGAAA ATTGAGATTGGCGATGGGGCAGAGCTGACGGCGGAGTTCCTCTACGACGAGGTGCACCCCAAGCAACACGCCTTCAAGCAGGCCTTCGCCAAGCCCAAGGGTCCAGGGGGCAAGCGGGGCCATAAGCGCCTCATCCGTGGCCCGGGCGAAAATGGGGATGACAGCTAG
- the PPM1M gene encoding protein phosphatase 1M isoform X1, producing the protein MSAGWFRRRFLPGEPLPAPRPPGPRASPVPYRRPRFLRGSSSSPGAADASRRPDSRPVRSPARGRTLPWNAGYAEIINAEKSEFNEDQAACGKLCIRRCEFGAEEEWLTLCPEEFLTGHYWALFDGHGGPAAAILAANTLHSCLRRQLEAVVEGLVATQPPMHLNGRCICPSDPQFVEEKGIRAEDLVIGALESAFQECDEVIGRELEASGQVGGCTALVAVSLQGKLYVANAGDSRAILVRRDEIRPLSFEFTPETERQRIQQLAFVYPELLAGEFTRLEFPRRLKGDDLGQKVLFRDHHMSGWSYKRVEKSDLKYPLIHGQGRQARLLGTLAVSRGLGDHQLRVLDTNIQLKPFLLSVPQVTVLDVGQLELQEDDVVVMATDGLWDVLSNEQVAWLVRSFLPGNQEDPHRFLKLAQMLIHSTQGKEDSPTEEGQVSYDDVSVFVIPLHSQGQESSGH; encoded by the exons ATGTCCGCCGGCTGGTTCCGGCGCCGCTTCCTGCCTGGGGAGCCGCTCCCCGCGCCGCGGCCGCCCGGGCCGCGTGCCAGCCCCGTGCCCTACCGACGGCCCCGCTTCCTGCGCGGCTCCAGCTCCAGCCCCGGGGCAGCCGACGCCTCGCGCCGCCCAGACTCCCGGCCCGTGCGCAGTCCCGCGCGAGGACGCACGCTGCCTTGGAATGCAGGCTACGCCGA GATTATCAATGCAGAGAAATCTGAATTCAATGAGGATCAAGCCGCCTGTGGGAAGCTGTGCATCCGGAGATGTGAATTTGGGGCTGAAGAAGAGTGGCTGACCCTGTGCCCAGAGGAG TTCCTGACAGGCCATTACTGGGCACTGTTCGATGGGCACGGCGGTCCTGCAGCAGCCATCTTGGCTGCCAACACCCTGCACTCCTGCTTGCGCCGGCAGCTGGAGGCCGTGGTAGAGGGCTTGGTGGCCACTCAGCCCCCCATGCACCTCAATGGCCGCTGCATCTGCCCCAGTGACCCTCAGTTTGTGGAGGAAAAGGGCATCAGGGCAGAAGACTTGGTGATCGGGGCATTGGAGAGTGCCTTTCaggaatgt GACGAGGTGATCGGGCGGGAGCTGGAGGCCTCAGGCCAGGTGGGCGGCTGCACAGCCCTGGTGGCTGTGTCCCTGCAGGGAAAGCTGTACGTGGCCAATGCTGGGGATAGCAG GGCCATCTTGGTGCGAAGAGATGAGATACGGCCACTGAGCTTCGAGTTCACCCCAGAGACTGAGCGGCAGCGGATCCAGCAGCTG gccttTGTCTACCCTGAGCTTCTGGCTGGCGAGTTCACCCGACTGGAGTTCCCTCGGCGGCTGAAGGGGGATGACTTGGGACAGAAGGTTTTGTTCAGGGATCACCACATGAGTGGTTG GAGCTACAAACGTGTGGAGAAATCGGATCTCAAGTACCCACTGATCCATGGACAGGGTAGGCAG GCTCGGTTACTAGGAACACTGGCTGTCTCCCGGGGGCTGGGAGACCATCAGCTCAGAGTCCTAGACACGAACATCCAGCTCAAGCCCTTCTTGCTCTCTGTCCCACAG GTGACTGTGCTGGATGTGGGCCAGCTGGAGCTACAGGAGGATGATGTGGTTGTCATGGCGACTGATGGACTCTGGGATGTCCTGTCCAACGAGCAGGTGGCATGGCTGGTGCGGAGCTTCCTCCCTGGGAACCAAGAGGACCCACACAG GTTCTTGAAGCTGGCCCAGATGCTGATACACAgcacacagggaaaggaagacagTCCCACAGAGGAAGGGCAGGTGTCCTACGATGACGTCTCTGTGTTCGTGATTCCCTTGCACAGTCAGGGCCAAGAGAGCAGTGGCCACTGA
- the PPM1M gene encoding protein phosphatase 1M isoform X2, which translates to MHLNGRCICPSDPQFVEEKGIRAEDLVIGALESAFQECDEVIGRELEASGQVGGCTALVAVSLQGKLYVANAGDSRAILVRRDEIRPLSFEFTPETERQRIQQLAFVYPELLAGEFTRLEFPRRLKGDDLGQKVLFRDHHMSGWSYKRVEKSDLKYPLIHGQGRQARLLGTLAVSRGLGDHQLRVLDTNIQLKPFLLSVPQVTVLDVGQLELQEDDVVVMATDGLWDVLSNEQVAWLVRSFLPGNQEDPHRFLKLAQMLIHSTQGKEDSPTEEGQVSYDDVSVFVIPLHSQGQESSGH; encoded by the exons ATGCACCTCAATGGCCGCTGCATCTGCCCCAGTGACCCTCAGTTTGTGGAGGAAAAGGGCATCAGGGCAGAAGACTTGGTGATCGGGGCATTGGAGAGTGCCTTTCaggaatgt GACGAGGTGATCGGGCGGGAGCTGGAGGCCTCAGGCCAGGTGGGCGGCTGCACAGCCCTGGTGGCTGTGTCCCTGCAGGGAAAGCTGTACGTGGCCAATGCTGGGGATAGCAG GGCCATCTTGGTGCGAAGAGATGAGATACGGCCACTGAGCTTCGAGTTCACCCCAGAGACTGAGCGGCAGCGGATCCAGCAGCTG gccttTGTCTACCCTGAGCTTCTGGCTGGCGAGTTCACCCGACTGGAGTTCCCTCGGCGGCTGAAGGGGGATGACTTGGGACAGAAGGTTTTGTTCAGGGATCACCACATGAGTGGTTG GAGCTACAAACGTGTGGAGAAATCGGATCTCAAGTACCCACTGATCCATGGACAGGGTAGGCAG GCTCGGTTACTAGGAACACTGGCTGTCTCCCGGGGGCTGGGAGACCATCAGCTCAGAGTCCTAGACACGAACATCCAGCTCAAGCCCTTCTTGCTCTCTGTCCCACAG GTGACTGTGCTGGATGTGGGCCAGCTGGAGCTACAGGAGGATGATGTGGTTGTCATGGCGACTGATGGACTCTGGGATGTCCTGTCCAACGAGCAGGTGGCATGGCTGGTGCGGAGCTTCCTCCCTGGGAACCAAGAGGACCCACACAG GTTCTTGAAGCTGGCCCAGATGCTGATACACAgcacacagggaaaggaagacagTCCCACAGAGGAAGGGCAGGTGTCCTACGATGACGTCTCTGTGTTCGTGATTCCCTTGCACAGTCAGGGCCAAGAGAGCAGTGGCCACTGA